The following are from one region of the Hydrogenimonas sp. SS33 genome:
- a CDS encoding F0F1 ATP synthase subunit B encodes MRKIFWIAALAAPALLFASGHEAAEGGTDFVPRVVNFLIFAAIVWYFVAEPVKNFFTGRSAQIASRLEEVQNRLKETKKAKEDAEREYEAALKTAEEIIESAKKESQLLAKKLDEQLRTELENLEKLQEEKMEVEKRQMVRKTVREVLEELFRGDAIAMDEKKFVNLIMKKVA; translated from the coding sequence ATGCGAAAAATCTTCTGGATAGCCGCCCTCGCGGCACCCGCACTCCTTTTCGCCTCGGGTCACGAAGCGGCGGAAGGGGGAACCGACTTCGTTCCCCGCGTCGTCAACTTCCTGATCTTCGCGGCGATCGTCTGGTACTTCGTCGCGGAACCGGTCAAAAACTTCTTCACCGGCAGAAGCGCCCAGATCGCTTCCCGCCTGGAAGAGGTCCAGAACCGCTTGAAAGAGACGAAAAAGGCCAAGGAAGATGCGGAGAGAGAGTACGAGGCCGCTCTGAAGACGGCGGAAGAGATCATCGAATCCGCCAAAAAAGAGTCCCAGCTTCTGGCGAAGAAGCTCGACGAACAGCTCAGGACCGAACTTGAAAACCTGGAGAAACTCCAGGAGGAGAAGATGGAAGTGGAAAAACGCCAGATGGTCCGCAAGACGGTGCGGGAGGTTCTCGAAGAGCTCTTCCGCGGTGACGCGATCGCCATGGATGAGAAGAAGTTCGTCAATCTCATCATGAAAAAGGTGGCGTAA
- a CDS encoding F0F1 ATP synthase subunit B' → MLDIHISLMLLVAVIFIVLLLLLNSWLYQPLLAFMENRDRTIRKDLENVSSNTAEIEELKAKTAEVIAQAKAEAAALRGKTIEDSKLLAASKIEAKKEELEKSHQAFLEELKKEEEQLKSELLSQMPLFKESLKAKFSQI, encoded by the coding sequence ATGCTGGATATCCATATATCCCTGATGCTTCTGGTGGCCGTCATCTTCATCGTGCTGCTGTTGCTGCTCAACAGCTGGCTCTATCAGCCGCTGCTGGCCTTCATGGAGAACCGTGACCGTACGATCCGCAAAGATCTGGAGAACGTCAGCTCCAACACGGCGGAGATCGAGGAACTGAAGGCGAAAACGGCGGAGGTGATCGCCCAGGCCAAAGCCGAAGCCGCCGCACTGCGGGGGAAAACGATCGAAGATTCGAAACTGCTGGCCGCCAGCAAAATCGAAGCGAAGAAAGAGGAACTCGAGAAGAGCCACCAGGCCTTTCTCGAAGAGCTGAAGAAAGAGGAAGAGCAGCTCAAAAGCGAGCTCCTTTCACAGATGCCGCTCTTCAAAGAGTCTCTGAAAGCCAAATTCAGTCAAATATGA
- a CDS encoding ParB/RepB/Spo0J family partition protein — protein sequence MGKKGKSKSLGRGLGAILGEVAEAYENEFQSNEEAMQERVVEIPLDEITPNPYQPRTRFDEEAIKELSESIKRHGLLQPVVVIEQEDGYVLIAGERRVRASRMAGFDTIRAVVADIDRSRFRELALIENIQREELNPVELARSYKELIEEYGITQEELSSVVHKSRSQIANTLRLLQLSDYVLEKVAASRISQGHAKVLVGLDEQEQKVVCDTITGQKLSVRETEQLVNEMKNDAAPKPQNTPRKSEGIDLAAYRNLIEENVPFRISVKRSKVEISFENEEELKDFLKRVAVQPR from the coding sequence ATGGGCAAAAAGGGCAAAAGCAAATCCCTCGGACGTGGGCTGGGCGCCATCCTCGGCGAAGTGGCGGAAGCCTACGAAAACGAGTTTCAGAGCAACGAAGAGGCGATGCAGGAGCGCGTTGTCGAAATTCCTCTCGATGAGATCACCCCCAACCCCTACCAGCCCCGGACCCGTTTTGATGAAGAGGCGATAAAAGAACTTTCCGAATCGATCAAGCGCCACGGCCTCCTGCAGCCTGTCGTGGTCATCGAACAGGAGGACGGATACGTCCTCATCGCCGGAGAGCGGCGCGTGAGGGCGAGCCGGATGGCAGGGTTCGACACGATCCGCGCCGTCGTCGCCGATATCGACCGCTCCCGTTTCCGGGAACTGGCGCTCATCGAAAACATACAGCGCGAAGAGCTCAACCCCGTGGAGCTGGCCCGCTCCTACAAGGAGCTGATAGAGGAGTACGGCATCACCCAGGAGGAGCTCTCCTCCGTCGTTCACAAAAGCCGCAGCCAGATCGCCAACACCCTCCGGCTGCTGCAGTTGAGCGACTATGTCCTGGAGAAAGTGGCGGCTTCCCGGATCTCCCAGGGGCACGCCAAGGTGCTGGTCGGCCTGGATGAACAGGAGCAGAAGGTGGTCTGCGATACGATCACCGGCCAGAAGCTGAGCGTCCGGGAGACGGAGCAACTGGTCAACGAAATGAAAAACGACGCCGCCCCCAAACCCCAAAACACGCCAAGAAAGAGCGAGGGGATCGACCTGGCGGCCTACAGGAACCTGATAGAGGAGAATGTTCCCTTTCGTATCAGTGTCAAACGCTCGAAGGTCGAAATAAGCTTCGAAAACGAAGAGGAGCTGAAGGATTTTCTCAAGCGCGTGGCGGTACAGCCCCGCTAA
- a CDS encoding AAA family ATPase, whose translation MSEIITIANQKGGVGKTTTAVNLAASLAVAEKKVLLIDADPQANATTSLGFHRNDYEYNIYHVLIGAKKISDTILKTTLPTLHLVPSNIGLVGVEKEFYDSENRKGRELVLKRKIDEVKKAYDYIIIDSPPALGPITINALSAANSVIIPIQCEFFALEGLAQLLNTIRLIKKTINPKLKIKGFLPTMYSGQNNLSKQVFADLTQHFKSKLFKSDDDQFIVIPRNVKLAESPSFGKPVILYDVKSTGSQAYQHLARAILAS comes from the coding sequence ATGAGTGAAATAATCACGATAGCCAACCAGAAGGGCGGCGTGGGCAAGACGACGACGGCGGTCAACCTGGCCGCCTCCCTCGCCGTGGCGGAGAAGAAGGTGCTTCTGATCGACGCCGACCCCCAGGCCAACGCCACCACCAGCCTCGGGTTTCACCGCAACGACTACGAATACAACATCTACCATGTCCTGATCGGGGCCAAGAAGATCTCCGACACGATTCTGAAGACGACACTGCCGACGCTTCACCTGGTTCCCTCCAATATCGGCCTTGTCGGCGTGGAGAAGGAGTTTTACGACAGCGAGAACCGAAAGGGGCGGGAACTGGTCCTCAAGCGCAAGATCGACGAGGTGAAGAAGGCGTACGACTACATCATCATCGACTCGCCGCCGGCGCTGGGGCCCATCACCATCAACGCCCTCAGTGCCGCCAACTCCGTCATCATCCCGATCCAGTGCGAATTTTTCGCCCTGGAAGGGCTGGCGCAGCTGCTTAACACGATCCGCCTGATCAAGAAGACGATCAATCCGAAACTGAAGATCAAAGGGTTCCTGCCCACGATGTACAGCGGCCAGAACAACCTTTCCAAGCAGGTTTTCGCAGACCTTACCCAGCACTTCAAAAGCAAACTCTTCAAATCGGACGACGACCAGTTCATCGTCATCCCCCGTAACGTCAAACTGGCCGAAAGCCCAAGTTTCGGAAAGCCGGTCATCCTCTACGATGTGAAGTCCACCGGCTCCCAGGCCTATCAGCACCTGGCCCGTGCTATTCTGGCCAGCTGA
- a CDS encoding biotin--[acetyl-CoA-carboxylase] ligase yields the protein MTIYSFETLPSTQRWLADKAAAGEVEIPCAVITEFQSDGIGSRNNRWIGKRGNFFASVAVKEADLPEDLPLTAVSIYFAWTMKKVLQDLGSEAWVKWPNDLYLKQRKIGGCITAKKGDLLIAGIGLNIVDAPRDFGVLDISMAPMQLLETFLKELEKKRPWKQIFSNYSLEFCKSRNFRTHSGDETVDLKDAVLQSDGTLMIGKRRIVSQR from the coding sequence TTGACGATCTACTCCTTTGAGACGCTCCCCTCGACCCAGCGGTGGCTGGCCGACAAAGCGGCCGCCGGGGAGGTGGAAATTCCCTGTGCCGTCATTACCGAATTTCAAAGCGACGGCATCGGGAGCCGCAACAACCGGTGGATCGGAAAGCGGGGCAACTTTTTCGCTTCCGTCGCCGTGAAGGAGGCGGACCTTCCGGAGGACCTGCCCCTCACCGCCGTCTCCATCTACTTCGCCTGGACCATGAAAAAAGTTCTTCAGGATCTGGGGTCGGAAGCCTGGGTCAAATGGCCCAACGACCTCTACCTGAAACAGCGCAAAATCGGGGGCTGCATCACCGCCAAAAAGGGGGATCTCCTCATTGCCGGTATCGGGCTCAACATTGTCGACGCACCCCGGGATTTCGGGGTTCTGGACATCTCCATGGCACCGATGCAACTTTTGGAAACCTTTTTGAAAGAGCTTGAAAAAAAGCGGCCGTGGAAGCAGATTTTTAGCAACTATAGTTTAGAATTTTGCAAAAGCAGAAATTTTCGGACACACAGCGGCGACGAAACCGTGGATTTGAAGGATGCCGTCCTCCAGAGCGACGGGACGCTGATGATAGGGAAAAGAAGGATAGTGAGCCAAAGATGA
- the fmt gene encoding methionyl-tRNA formyltransferase, translating into MRTVFMGTPDYAEAILERLLAEEGVDVAAVYTQPDRPVGRKKVLTPPPVKVRAEQAGIPVFQPESLRGDDAAQTIASFAPDFIVVAAYGQLLPKNILEIAPCINLHASLLPKYRGASPIQEALLHGDTLTGVTAMLMEEGLDSGPILAWDVVPILPTERKEALFEKLARRAAALTPRVLETFAAIRPLPQCDADATWCKKISRADGLVSFEMDAKRIYNRFRAFEGWPGIYLESGLKLLEVAPAEASGEPGHIVAVEKDGIVVACQEGALKILRVQPPSKKAMDALSYIRGKRLAVDDLLL; encoded by the coding sequence ATCCGTACCGTTTTCATGGGCACACCCGACTATGCCGAAGCCATCCTCGAAAGACTCCTGGCCGAGGAGGGGGTCGACGTGGCGGCGGTCTATACCCAGCCCGACCGGCCCGTCGGGCGCAAAAAGGTATTGACGCCGCCACCGGTGAAGGTGCGGGCCGAGCAGGCGGGTATCCCCGTTTTCCAGCCCGAATCGCTGCGGGGCGACGACGCGGCCCAAACCATCGCATCCTTCGCGCCCGATTTCATCGTCGTGGCGGCCTATGGGCAGTTACTGCCCAAAAATATCCTCGAGATCGCCCCCTGTATCAACCTGCATGCGTCGCTGCTTCCCAAATACCGGGGCGCCAGCCCCATCCAGGAGGCGCTGTTGCACGGCGACACCCTGACCGGAGTGACGGCGATGCTGATGGAAGAGGGGCTCGACAGCGGGCCGATTCTTGCGTGGGATGTGGTGCCGATTCTGCCGACGGAGCGCAAGGAGGCGCTGTTTGAGAAGCTCGCCCGGCGTGCGGCGGCTTTGACCCCCCGGGTGCTTGAAACCTTCGCCGCCATCCGCCCGCTGCCCCAGTGCGACGCCGATGCGACCTGGTGCAAAAAGATCAGCCGTGCCGACGGCCTGGTCTCCTTCGAAATGGACGCGAAGCGCATCTACAACCGTTTCCGCGCCTTCGAAGGGTGGCCCGGTATCTACCTCGAAAGCGGCCTCAAACTGCTGGAGGTCGCGCCCGCCGAAGCGTCGGGAGAGCCCGGGCATATCGTGGCGGTGGAAAAGGATGGCATCGTCGTGGCTTGCCAAGAGGGGGCGTTGAAGATTCTCAGAGTCCAGCCGCCGTCGAAAAAGGCGATGGATGCGCTCAGTTACATCCGCGGCAAGAGGCTCGCCGTTGACGATCTACTCCTTTGA
- a CDS encoding multiheme c-type cytochrome, giving the protein MLRIFLPLLLLLTLAGANNCLKCHSGIEPIREPHTGMAKAIAKKARKAGVGDNTCVVCHGGSPDATTKEAAHRGAPRYFQAYEGPKHFYPDPGSAWINQNTCGMCHKEQVAAQMNSLMMTEQGKIHGTLYSFGGLEGYRHDVGNYATQNPDPHKRLGSETYRKYMKKLHDLNPQVFPAKMKELPPAPTPEEVEKNPKLAAYTYLRQECLRCHTGSKGRQKRGDYRGMGCSSCHIPYSNDGFYEGGDPTIPRDKPGHLLVHQIQSSRNARVTVHGMHYTGVPVETCATCHNRGKRIGVSYEGLMETAYKPTFDEKGNAQPKLHTKHYLHLKADVHMRKGMLCQDCHTSRDLHGDGFLAGATLGPVEIECQDCHGTTKKYPWELPLGYSDEFATKPARGKPRGLARSLADYLKKGTTFDKKEGYLLTARGNPYKNVVKDGDDVLVYLASGKTLRLAPLKKLKEEGKLSKKGLVAMDTVAKHNDRMECYACHDSWAPQCYGCHVKVDYSGGKKSVDWLAAAHDRDIHGTDAMRRGTLREHLIPGKVTETRSYLRWENPPLVQNGEGRVSPAMPGCQVVLTVIGKEGKAVLQNHVFMMPDYKHSESKRKLPGIVMAATHSHTVQKEARSCESCHGNPAAMGYGIEGGKIWGDMSRDFIVDLKTADGRVIPSRYTAQKPKIENFNVDWSRFVDENGTPLQTVDNHWNLAGPLSNAQRAKLDRRGACLACHETMPNKSLAGSLMHHVAEAAGVEIDREKHNEILQKNITIAAWVQVLLGAAGLGFILFIINKFRRKRGA; this is encoded by the coding sequence ATGCTCCGTATTTTCCTTCCGCTTCTCCTTCTTTTGACCCTCGCCGGGGCCAACAACTGCCTCAAGTGCCACAGCGGCATCGAGCCGATCCGTGAGCCGCACACGGGCATGGCCAAAGCCATCGCGAAAAAGGCGCGAAAAGCGGGCGTGGGCGACAACACCTGCGTCGTCTGCCACGGCGGCAGTCCCGACGCAACGACGAAAGAGGCGGCCCACAGGGGCGCGCCCCGCTATTTCCAGGCTTACGAAGGGCCCAAGCATTTCTACCCCGACCCCGGAAGCGCGTGGATCAACCAGAACACCTGCGGCATGTGCCACAAAGAGCAGGTGGCGGCCCAGATGAATTCGCTGATGATGACGGAGCAGGGAAAGATCCACGGCACGCTCTACAGCTTTGGCGGCCTGGAGGGGTACCGCCACGACGTGGGCAACTACGCGACGCAAAACCCCGACCCCCACAAGCGCCTGGGGAGCGAGACCTACCGCAAATATATGAAAAAACTGCACGACCTGAACCCCCAGGTCTTCCCGGCGAAAATGAAGGAACTGCCGCCCGCCCCCACGCCCGAAGAGGTGGAAAAGAACCCGAAACTGGCGGCCTACACCTACCTGCGCCAGGAGTGCCTGCGCTGCCATACCGGCTCCAAGGGGCGCCAGAAACGGGGCGACTACCGGGGCATGGGGTGTTCGAGCTGCCACATCCCCTACAGCAACGACGGCTTCTACGAAGGGGGCGACCCGACGATTCCCAGGGATAAACCGGGCCATCTGCTGGTGCATCAGATCCAGAGTTCCCGCAACGCCAGGGTGACCGTCCACGGCATGCACTACACCGGCGTGCCGGTGGAGACCTGTGCGACCTGCCACAACCGCGGCAAACGCATCGGCGTCAGTTACGAAGGGCTGATGGAGACCGCCTACAAACCCACCTTCGACGAGAAGGGCAACGCCCAGCCCAAGCTCCATACCAAACACTACCTCCACCTCAAAGCCGACGTGCACATGCGCAAAGGGATGCTCTGCCAGGACTGCCACACGAGCCGCGACCTGCACGGCGACGGTTTCCTGGCGGGCGCGACCCTCGGGCCCGTGGAGATCGAGTGCCAGGATTGCCACGGCACCACGAAAAAGTACCCGTGGGAACTCCCTCTGGGCTACAGCGACGAGTTCGCGACGAAACCGGCCCGGGGCAAACCCAGGGGCCTGGCCCGATCGTTGGCCGACTATCTGAAAAAGGGGACCACTTTCGACAAAAAAGAGGGGTACCTGCTGACGGCCCGGGGCAACCCCTACAAAAACGTGGTCAAAGATGGTGACGATGTCCTGGTCTACCTCGCCAGTGGCAAAACGCTGCGGCTTGCGCCGCTGAAAAAGCTCAAAGAGGAGGGAAAACTCTCCAAAAAAGGGCTGGTGGCGATGGATACCGTCGCCAAACACAACGACCGGATGGAGTGCTACGCCTGCCACGACAGCTGGGCACCCCAGTGTTACGGCTGCCACGTGAAGGTGGATTACAGCGGAGGCAAAAAGAGCGTCGACTGGCTAGCCGCCGCCCATGACCGGGACATCCACGGAACCGACGCCATGCGCCGCGGCACGCTGCGAGAGCACCTGATACCCGGCAAAGTGACCGAAACCCGCAGCTACCTGCGGTGGGAGAACCCCCCGCTGGTGCAAAACGGCGAGGGGCGCGTCTCGCCCGCCATGCCCGGCTGCCAGGTGGTGCTGACGGTCATCGGCAAAGAGGGCAAGGCGGTGCTGCAGAACCATGTCTTTATGATGCCCGACTACAAGCATTCCGAAAGCAAACGGAAGCTTCCCGGCATCGTCATGGCGGCGACCCACTCCCATACGGTTCAGAAAGAGGCGCGCAGCTGTGAAAGCTGCCACGGCAATCCGGCTGCCATGGGGTACGGCATCGAAGGGGGCAAAATCTGGGGCGACATGAGCCGCGACTTCATCGTCGACCTCAAGACCGCCGACGGCAGGGTTATCCCCTCCCGCTACACGGCCCAAAAGCCCAAAATCGAAAACTTCAACGTCGACTGGAGCCGTTTCGTCGACGAAAACGGCACGCCGCTGCAGACGGTGGACAACCACTGGAACCTGGCAGGCCCTCTCAGTAACGCCCAGCGCGCCAAACTCGACCGCCGGGGCGCCTGCCTGGCGTGTCACGAAACGATGCCGAACAAGAGCCTGGCCGGGTCGCTGATGCACCATGTGGCCGAAGCGGCGGGCGTGGAGATCGACCGCGAAAAACACAACGAGATACTTCAGAAAAACATCACGATCGCCGCCTGGGTCCAGGTGCTCCTGGGCGCGGCCGGCCTTGGCTTCATCCTTTTCATCATCAACAAATTCAGACGAAAGAGAGGCGCATGA
- a CDS encoding CBS domain-containing protein: protein MLVEEIMTPKERLVTVPATASVRELLTLMKEHAVKSVVVEKGSPHGAYGLVTFKNVLQSIVAEEGDIDMLNVYDIMNAPAISVSRKLEIRYAAQMMVQNSIKRLLVVDDNELYGILTMTDIIGVVLEEMEG, encoded by the coding sequence ATGCTGGTAGAAGAGATCATGACCCCGAAAGAGAGGCTGGTGACGGTGCCGGCCACGGCGTCGGTACGGGAGCTGCTGACGCTCATGAAGGAACATGCGGTCAAGTCCGTCGTGGTGGAGAAGGGGAGCCCACACGGCGCTTACGGGTTGGTTACCTTCAAGAACGTGCTCCAATCCATCGTCGCGGAAGAGGGGGATATCGACATGCTCAATGTCTACGACATCATGAACGCCCCCGCCATCTCCGTCTCCCGGAAACTGGAGATCCGCTACGCGGCGCAGATGATGGTGCAAAACAGCATCAAGAGGCTTCTGGTGGTAGATGACAACGAACTATACGGCATTCTGACGATGACGGATATCATCGGGGTCGTTCTTGAGGAGATGGAAGGCTAA
- a CDS encoding transcriptional regulator → MKFVALTAIVPEEREEEAIAVAKEAGAGAVTIVHARMLGLREKKIFFGLTLEENVTVLYFILPRRLSMKVMKALAKAMDMENMENSCMAYTMPLEHVVGLNMEELQKFEEEVKNLL, encoded by the coding sequence ATGAAATTTGTCGCATTGACGGCCATCGTGCCGGAAGAGAGGGAAGAGGAGGCGATCGCCGTCGCCAAAGAGGCGGGGGCCGGGGCGGTGACCATCGTCCATGCCAGAATGCTGGGGCTGAGGGAGAAGAAGATCTTTTTCGGCCTGACGCTGGAAGAGAATGTGACGGTGCTCTATTTCATTCTACCCCGCCGTCTCTCGATGAAGGTGATGAAAGCCCTCGCCAAAGCGATGGACATGGAGAACATGGAGAACAGCTGCATGGCATACACGATGCCTCTGGAGCATGTGGTGGGGCTCAATATGGAGGAGCTGCAAAAATTCGAAGAGGAAGTGAAAAACCTGCTGTAA
- a CDS encoding DUF1538 domain-containing protein: MGESLKLFAGDLKNAFKDLVPIVAVVAFFQVAVVRQLPENLTSILLGLFIVAVGLALFIRGLELGIFPIGENLAIDFAKKGSLFWLLLFAFTIGFSTTVAEPALIAVAQKAAAISAGKIDATLLRLTVAFSVGFAIALGVFRILAGHPIQYYIIGGYVLVVLITFFAPPEIVGLAYDSGGVTTSTVTVPLVAALGIGLASSIKGRNPAIDGFGLIAFASLTPMIFVQLYGIVVYAISPQSAHETIEVMEKAVKGTVEAHETFQLGDILWDLLAVLRDVAPILAVIFFFQYLILRRPVVRLHRVTVGIILVILGLYAFILGLEMGLFPIGETIAFQLTAMKNDLLIYLFAFLIGFSTTMAEPALLAVAIKAKEVSEGRIDDTVLRVAVAMGVAVGIALGAYRIVAGGSLHSYIIVGYAAVILLTWLAPRYIIPIAYDSGGVTTSTVTVPLVAALGLGLAENIKGRNPLVDGFGLIAFASLFPMVTVMGYGIYAEFIARRKTS, encoded by the coding sequence ATGGGGGAGTCCCTGAAGTTATTCGCCGGCGATCTGAAAAACGCCTTCAAAGATCTCGTGCCCATTGTCGCCGTCGTCGCCTTTTTCCAGGTGGCGGTGGTGCGGCAGCTTCCCGAAAACCTCACATCCATTCTTCTCGGCCTCTTCATTGTCGCCGTGGGTCTCGCCCTCTTCATCCGCGGCCTGGAGCTGGGCATCTTTCCCATCGGCGAAAACCTCGCCATCGATTTCGCCAAAAAAGGGTCGCTCTTCTGGCTGCTGCTTTTCGCCTTTACCATCGGTTTCTCGACCACGGTGGCGGAACCCGCCCTCATCGCCGTGGCCCAGAAGGCGGCCGCCATCAGCGCCGGAAAGATCGATGCGACGCTGCTTCGGCTCACCGTCGCCTTTTCGGTCGGTTTCGCCATCGCCCTGGGGGTCTTTCGCATTCTGGCGGGGCACCCCATCCAGTACTACATCATCGGCGGCTATGTGCTGGTGGTGCTCATTACCTTCTTCGCTCCCCCGGAGATTGTCGGCCTCGCCTACGACAGCGGCGGGGTGACCACCTCCACGGTGACGGTGCCGCTGGTGGCGGCGCTTGGCATCGGCCTGGCCTCCTCCATCAAGGGGCGCAACCCGGCCATCGACGGATTCGGCCTCATCGCTTTCGCTTCGCTCACCCCCATGATCTTCGTCCAGCTCTACGGCATTGTCGTTTATGCCATATCGCCACAGAGTGCCCATGAAACCATCGAAGTGATGGAAAAGGCGGTCAAGGGGACCGTCGAGGCGCATGAAACCTTTCAACTCGGCGACATTCTCTGGGACCTGCTGGCGGTGTTGCGGGATGTGGCGCCGATTTTGGCGGTCATCTTCTTTTTCCAATACCTGATTCTGCGCCGCCCCGTAGTCCGCCTGCATCGGGTGACGGTGGGCATAATTCTCGTGATTCTGGGGCTTTACGCCTTCATTCTCGGCCTGGAGATGGGGCTTTTCCCGATCGGGGAGACCATCGCATTCCAGCTGACGGCGATGAAGAACGACCTGCTCATCTACCTCTTCGCCTTTCTCATCGGCTTTTCGACGACGATGGCCGAGCCGGCGCTGTTGGCGGTGGCCATCAAGGCAAAAGAGGTGAGCGAAGGGCGCATCGACGACACGGTGCTGCGCGTCGCCGTGGCGATGGGCGTGGCGGTGGGCATCGCCCTCGGGGCCTACCGCATCGTCGCGGGCGGGTCCCTGCACAGCTACATCATCGTCGGGTACGCTGCCGTCATTCTTCTGACGTGGCTGGCTCCCCGCTACATCATCCCCATCGCCTACGACAGCGGCGGGGTGACCACCTCGACGGTGACGGTGCCGCTGGTGGCGGCCCTGGGCCTCGGGCTGGCGGAGAACATCAAGGGGCGCAACCCGCTGGTGGACGGTTTCGGCCTCATCGCCTTCGCGTCGCTCTTTCCCATGGTCACGGTCATGGGGTACGGTATTTACGCGGAATTCATTGCCAGGAGAAAAACATCATGA
- a CDS encoding NifU family protein — translation MNMPFSDEDIYTAVMNHLPAVNEYVQSHGGGIKVLGVKDGRVYIQLIGTCHGCSMSLMTTKMVVEKRLKELIHPNLEVVNVEAGQEESLPDDLYRGEAPQTEKKEGLMEKVKKMF, via the coding sequence ATGAATATGCCCTTTTCCGACGAAGATATCTATACGGCGGTCATGAACCATCTGCCCGCAGTCAACGAATATGTCCAATCCCACGGTGGCGGGATCAAGGTCCTGGGAGTGAAGGATGGCCGGGTCTATATTCAACTGATCGGTACCTGCCACGGCTGTTCCATGAGTCTTATGACGACGAAAATGGTCGTGGAGAAGAGGCTCAAGGAGCTGATCCACCCCAACCTGGAGGTGGTCAACGTGGAAGCGGGGCAGGAGGAGAGCCTGCCCGACGACCTTTATCGTGGGGAAGCACCCCAAACGGAGAAAAAAGAGGGGTTGATGGAAAAGGTCAAAAAAATGTTCTGA